The proteins below are encoded in one region of Balaenoptera acutorostrata chromosome 11, mBalAcu1.1, whole genome shotgun sequence:
- the MAPK8IP2 gene encoding C-Jun-amino-terminal kinase-interacting protein 2 codes for MADRAEMFSLSTFHSLSPPGCRPPQDISLEEFDDEDLSEITDDCGLGLSYDSDHCEKDGLSLGRSEQPHPICSFQDDFQEFEMIDDNEEEEEEEEEEEEEEEEEEEEEEEEEEEEGEEEGEGKEGGGPAREPLIPSPSLEEPHKHRPTTLHLTTLGAQDSLNNNGGFAPGPPASRQETVLCPPAQEPLREPPAPLPPTDRSPCGAQSPVHPGCDSEGNQPAGPLVPGGASPSSDPGIEADLGSGSSGGRGGRRSSQELSSPGSDSEDAGGARLGRMISSISETELERSSDDGGGSSSGRSSHLTNSIEEASSPASEPEPEPPSEPPRRPAFLPVGPDDTNSEYESGSESEPDLSEDADSPWLLSNLVSRMISEGSSPIRCPGQCLSPAPRPAGEGASPAGEAPGAAAGPGVELVDMETLCGPPPPEPSAPRPGPVQPGPCLFLSNPTRDTITPLWAAPGRPARPGRACSAACSEEDDEDEEEEDAAEPKAGPPGGRGAGPAALDASLVYDAVKYTLVVDEHTQLELVSLQRGAGLGADSEDSGGEASEEEAGAALLGREQGPGDASPGSPDLTFSRKFLNVFVNSTSRSSSTESFGLFSCLVNGEEREQTHRAVFRFIPRHPDELELDVDDPVLVEAEEDDFWFRGFNMRTGERGVFPAFYAHAVPGPAKDLLGSKRGPCWVERFDVQFLGSVEVPCHQGNGILCAAMQKIATARKLTVHLRPPASCDLEISLRGVKLSLSGGPEFQHCSHFFQMKNISFCGCHPRNSCYFGFITKHPLLSRFACHVFVSQESMRPVAQSVGRAFLEYYQRHLEYACPTEDIYLE; via the exons ATGGCGGATCGGGCGGAGATGTTTTCTCTTTCCACCTTTCACTCGCTGTCGCCGCCAGGCTGCAG GCCTCCACAGGACATAAGCCTGGAAGAATTTGATGATGAAGATCTGTCTGAGATCACTGATGACTGTGGTCTGGGCCTCAGCTACGACTCGGACCACTGCGAgaag GACGGCCTTTCCCTGGGGCGTTCGGAGCAGCCGCACCCCATCTGCTCCTTCCAGGATGACTTCCAGGAGTTTGAGATGATCGATGacaatgaagaggaggaggaggaggaggaggaggaggaggaagaggaggaggaggaagaggaggaggaggaggaggaagaggaggaggagggggaggaagaaggggagggcaaggagggaggaggcccTGCTCGGGAGCCCCtgatcccctccccctccctggagGAGCCCCACAAGCACCGGCCCACCACGCTCCACCTGACAACGCTGGGAGCCCAG gacTCCCTGAACAACAATGGAGGGTTTGCTCCAgggcctccagcctccaggcaggaaacagtgCTGTGCCCACCCGCCCAGGAGCCCCTCCGAG AGCCGCCCGCCCCGCTCCCGCCCACGGACAGAAGCCCCTGCGGGGCGCAGTCACCTGTGCACCCAGGTTGCGACTCCGAAGGAAACCAGCCCGCAGGGCCCCTGGTGCCAGGTGGGGCCTCGCCCTCCTCGGATCCGGGCATCGAGGCCGACCTGGGGAGCGGCTCCAGCGGAGGCCGCGGGGGTCGGCGCAGCAGCCAGGAGCTGTCGTCGCCGGGCTCCGACTCCGAGGACGCGGGCGGCGCGCGCCTGGGGCGCATGATTTCGTCCATCTCAGAGACAGAGCTGGAGCGGAGCAGCGACgacggcggcggcagcagcagcggccGCTCCTCGCACCTCACCAACTCCATCGAGGAGGCCTCGTCGCCGGCCTCGGAGCCCGAGCCCGAGCCGCCGAGCGAGCCCCCGCGCCGCCCCGCCTTCCTGCCCGTGGGCCCCGACGACACCAACAGCGAGTACGAGTCGGGGTCCGAGTCTGAGCCGGACCTCAGCGAGGACGCCGACTCGCCCTGGCTGCTCAGCAACCTCGTGAGCCGCATGATCTCCGAGGGCTCCTCGCCCATCCGCTGCCCTGGCCAGTGCCTGTCTCCCGCGCCGCGTCCTGCCGGCGAGGGTGCGTCGCCCGCCGGCGAGGCCcccggggcggcggcggggccgggcGTGGAGCTGGTGGACATGGAGACGCTGTGTGGGCCGCCGCCCCCCGAGCCCTCCGCCCCTCGGCCCGGCCCCGTGCAGCCCGGGCCCTGCCTCTTCCTCAGCAACCCCACGCGCGACACCATCACGCCCCTGTGGGCCGCTCCGGGCCGCCCGGCCCGCCCGGGCCGCGCCTGCTCCGCCGCCTGCTCGGAAGAGGACGACgaggatgaagaggaggaggacgcAGCTGAGCCCAAGGCAGGGCCCCCCGGGGGCCGGGGCGCGGGCCCCGCGGCGCTGGACGCCTCGCTGGTGTACGACGCGGTCAAGTACACGCTGGTGGTGGACGAACACACGCAGCTGGAGCTGGTGAGCCTGCAGCGCGGCGCGGGCCTGGGTGCCGACAGCGAGGACAGCGGCGGCGAGGCCAGCGAGGAGGAGGCGGGAGCCGCGCTGCTGGGCCGTGAGCAGGGCCCCGGGGACGCCTCCCCGGGCAGCCCTGACCTCACCTTCTCCAGGAAGTTCCTCAATGTCTTTGTCAACAGCACCTCTCGATCCTCCA GCACCGAGTCTTTCGGCCTTTTTTCCTGCCTGGTCaatggggaggagagggagcaaACCCATCGGGCTGTGTTCAG GTTCATTCCCCGCCATCCCGACGAGCTTGAGCTGGATGTGGACGACCCGGTCCTGGTGGAGGCCGAGGAGGATGACTTCTGGTTCCGTGGCTTCAACATGCGCACGGGGGAGCGTGGCGTCTTCCCTGCCTTCTATGCCCACGCGGTGCCTGGCCCGGCCAAGGACCTGCTGG GGAGCAAGCGGGGTCCCTGCTGGGTGGAGCGCTTTGACGTGCAGTTCCTGGGCTCCGTGGAGGTGCCCTGTCACCAGGGCAATGGCATCCTGTGTGCAGCCATGCAGAAG ATCGCCACTGCCCGGAAACTGACCGTCCACCTGCGTCCTCCTGCCTCCTGTGACCTTGAGATTTCTCTTCGGGGGGTCAAGCTGAGTCTAAGTGGAGGACCCGAG TTCCAGCACTGCAGTCACTTCTTCCAGATGAAGAACATCTCGTTCTGCGGCTGCCACCCCCGCAACAGCTG CTATTTTGGCTTCATCACCAAACACCCGCTGCTGAGCCGTTTTGCCTGCCACGTTTTCGTCTCCCAGGAGTCGATGAGGCCCGTGGCCCAGAGTGTGGG CCGCGCCTTCCTGGAGTACTACCAGCGCCACCTGGAGTACGCCTGCCCCACAGAGGACATCTACCTGGAGTAG